In Montipora foliosa isolate CH-2021 unplaced genomic scaffold, ASM3666993v2 scaffold_412, whole genome shotgun sequence, a genomic segment contains:
- the LOC137988231 gene encoding lactadherin-like, protein MNFAIAFVPIYLLLRKGIADPCTASYSVQGQVLQNHTFKTETTERIEDCMMPCIEYPGCHSSNFYRIDKRCELNDKTHASHPEDMGYRPYTIYTGDIFRPTPCRKKLDCGRQMNCSSSLICEACPIQPLGMENNEIPNGEMTASSYYGPGYEPWQARLNNIQKSGSTGSWSAYQNAIGQYLQIDLGKKRVVNKIATQGSPSTVYFQWVTSYKLFSSDGAKWKEYQNNGVVKVFTANSDSGTIVSHKLWPQIFSRYVRLSVMSWHHHISMRVELYGCAN, encoded by the exons ATGAATTTTGCCATTGCATTTGTTCCTATTTATTTACTGCTGAGGAAAGGTATTGCGGATCCTTGTACGGCCTCTTATTCTGTGCAGGGACAAGTTCTTCAAAACCACACTTTCAAGACAGAGACCACTGAGCGAATCGAGGATTGCATGATGCCGTGCATTGAATATCCAGGTTGCCATAGCAGCAACTTTTACCGAATAGACAAACGCTGCGAATTAAACGATAAGACGCATGCGTCGCACCCAGAAGACATGGGGTATAGGCCGTATACCATTTACACGGGGGACATTTTCCGACCCACGCCTTGCAGAAAAAAGCTCGATTGTGGGAGGCAAATGAATTGTTCGTCATCCCTGATCTGCGAAG CATGCCCCATTCAACCCCTTGGAATGGAAAATAATGAGATACCAAACGGGGAAATGACAGCTTCTTCGTATTATGGACCAGGGTACGAACCATGGCAGGCCCGCCTTAATAATATCCAAAAGAGTGGAAGTACCGGTTCGTGGTCAGCATACCAAAATGCTATTGGACAGTACTTGCAAATTGACCTGGGAAAGAAGAGGGTGGTGAACAAAATAGCCACGCAGGGGAGTCCTTCCACCGTTTACTTTCAGTGGGTGACATCATATAAACTGTTCAGCTCAGATGGAGCAAAGTGGAAGGAATATCAGAATAACGGTGTTGTGAAG GTTTTTACGGCAAACTCAGATAGTGGAACAATCGTCTCACACAAGTTGTGGCCCCAAATTTTTAGTCGATATGTTCGGCTCTCGGTAATGTCATGGCATCACCACATCTCCATGCGAGTTGAGCTGTATGGCTGTGCAAACTAA